Within Plasmodium coatneyi strain Hackeri chromosome 14, complete sequence, the genomic segment tgcaaaagcagaagcaaaAATCGGGCGAAGGGCGCGTTATCCCAAGTGAACACATTTTAAGGACGagataaatgaaaaggaaaaaactgaCCTGTGCTTTAAGTTAAAGCACGACGGAAGGAAAACTCCTCACAGGGGGTAGTGGAAaaccatttttgttttttctgttggACAAAGAAGCGAATACAAGTAACGCAACGGGGAAAGGAATTTAcactaaggaagaagggtctTTCATCACCCCACACACTGGTTCGTAAAACTGCAGTGCGAGATCTTCTTCACAAATGCGTATGACACTTTTTACGTTACACGCTCTGACGTAACAGGGAGATGTGCATCCCTGCAGAAGGCACCCCCAAAACGTTTGTCGCAGAGTAGAGAGTAGGTAGGGGGAACTACAGGATCATTCGCGCGGGGGTGGTCAGCTAGCCAATTGGTCACATAGTACCTACGGAGGTAACTATCCACGTGGTTACCTACTTAACCTCGTTGCCGCCCCAAAATGTCCAGGTATGTGAAGTACTTTATGCAGGCCAAGCGGCTGGATaagcgaaaaagaaaatacgGGCAGTTGGATTTCCTCGAACTAAGCAAAGAGCTGAGTATCCCCTTTCCGCTGCGAGAAAGAAATCAACCCAAGCACCTAGACCTATCTAAGTACCTAAATATAAAAGTGGGAGACCTTGTTAAGGTACTCTATGGCCCCTATAAAGACAAAGAAGGTATCGTCTTAAACATAAACCCCAAAAGAAACACGGTAATAGTTGATGGGTGTAACATGAAAAAATCTGCATGGAATGttacaaagaaaaatgccgGTACGATTATAACACAGGAAATGCCTATACACATCACCAACGTTGCCATCCTAGATccaataacaaaaaaagcaacgGTGGTTAAGAGGAGGTATATGATGCATGGGGAATGTGTGCGTATATCAAAAATCTCCGGGTGTGCCATGCCTGAACCTGTTAATGTGCAAGCCTTCAAGGAACAGAATAACTATGAGCTCTTCATccacaagaaaaaaacgggacCTCCAATTAAAGACATCTACGCGGAGAGAGACTCCAAAAACTTTAACTTGTTAAAGAAGATAGCCTACGagattaagaaaaaaagattttacgaaatgaaaaactttTTCAATAACACGGCACCAGGGCAAGGCAGCTCTTCTCTGGAGGAGTAGTCTCCCCACACATGCGTCATCTCCATGCATGCTTACAGTGCACGTCTTTTCCTATAAGTCAAAAATAGCGGTCGGTAGAAATCTTCACCTGATGGGCCTCTCCCAAATAGTTATTGAATCTCGTGCGATATGCACAACTGTGTACCCACCGTGGGGTTATATCTCCACGGGGTTACTGCATGAGGGTCTTCAACGTGGACCCATGTTTTTTGCGTCTTCCCGAATGTATAATTGACTAACCAGTTGCGTAACAACTGACCAGCAATGGCATCAATTAATTAGGCTTATGGATAGGGACCACAAAATGGGTCCACCCCAAAGAGGGCAATGAAAAAGGTACAAACTCACGTATCATGGTGGCTACATAACTGCTGCACAGATGGCGTAAAGCTTAACAACTATAATGAATAACCCCCCCACTAACtatatttgtttaaaattttaatccCCGTAACCATAAATAGGGTCTGCCAGATGCACAGGAAGCATCGGGGGATAACCCCTTTGTAGAGGTACAGGATCCCTCCCTCCCTGTAAAGGTTAACAAATGACTGAAAGAAGGTCAgcttaatatttttattcgcGCTATTTTGCATGTATACTCGAATCACGTCGAAGGGGTTGTTCCACACAGATAGGGCTCCTCCAAGGACACCACAAAGGAGCTCTTCCGTGGGGGACAAATCGTGGGTAATACCCCCCAGTTTGTCTATCGAATGGGTGTCCTTCGTTTGGGTAGATTGATCAACATTACTGCGCTTATCCGtaacttcatttttcaaaCCTGCTTGGCCGCCCCCTTGGCCCCCCACTTGGTGCAATCTCCccgtcttcctcttccgcTCGATGAATAAATTGCGGACCCACTCAGTTAACCCCTGCCGGCTGGCCCAGTTCGTCCCCTGGCGCAAACACATAGCACAATTCCCCTTATACAAAGTCGTAAATCCCCCGTTCTTTAAAATATCCATAAGTTTTTTcctataattaatttttttgtcaatACTGGCTGTTATAAAAAAGGTACATGGAGTCATCACAAAAGATTGGGAAATGCCTCCGAAAGCTCCACCGATAAAACCACTTGTCGTTTGGTTTATATTCAAATCGTTGCAAAATTTAATCATGTGTTCTTTTGATATTAACAGGACGGCTCCTTTGGAGGAGCTCTCTACTATTTTGGCATAAAAACCAGCGTAGAACTGTCCAATCCCTTTGTTGTAAATGTTGGCAAATGATCTGATAGTGTTTTCGTttctatacacacacattctCGTCTTCCACACCTCCAGGGGCATTCCTAGACTCGCCGTTTCCAGGCAGTGCAGGATGGACCCGTTCACCAAGTCTTTGCTCATCTTGTGGGTCTTCGCGTGTCTTTGTTAATCTGTCTGTCGGGGTGCCAACATGAGCCCATTCGTATGTATGGAAGTACTTTAttggttccctttttttgggggggactTCCCGCCCTGTATATTGTTAATCTCGTTATGTCGGCAAATTTGAACTGGCGTGGATTTGCTGCGGGGTCCTACCTGCAGAACGCACCGCAAGAAAGGCAGTCACACTGAACTGGGAAGAGGCCCTACAAGGAAACTATGAATGCCATCCCTAGCGACTGTTCTATGAGCGCTTATACAGATGGTACCCCCAAAGAATATCACCACTAATGGAAATCCCCCTGTGGATAACGCATTTGGCCTAGCACATGGGGAGCTACACACGCAAAGGATGCACCTAGCTCCTTTTCATACATGGTAAttacctcttccttctcttgtaTGCATTCCGATTATGTGAGTTACACGCAAGGTGGTCTTTTTGTTCGTTGCTCCGAGGAGCCCTTTTTTGTACGGCTTCTCAAATGTAATTGCGCTGCTGTGGCTAGACTTCCTATTCGTTTCCACGGAACGGTTTGACAAAATCGAAGGGGAGGCGAACTGCCTGACCCTCCTTTGGTTACCACCTCCCCCACTTTTCAGACTCGCACAGCCGTCCTGTACcaaccctttcttcttcctttcagtTCAACTTTCTCAAAATTGGTACAAAACGGATGCGAATAAATCTCTGCGTGTAATCTAATCTACCCCatgggaagcaaaaatgaccaaaCAGCACAATCGCGTTGCTAATTTATTTCTGCATAGTATATgtgtttaaaaagggaaaacacgttgcaacgtttttttttttcttcttccctttgcaGTCCACAACGGATTAATAATTAGTGTAGTGTTATGgcctcccctcctttttcaaaaaattcgCATCCGTCCCGGGTGGGCAAGTACGCCTGTGCAAGTAGCGTTTATGCGGGTGGGGATGTTACATGCCTGCCCCGGTTTACTTTGCGCAATTGTTACGCAATTATTAAAAAGTGCATGCCCACGCTTACAATGCATATGTGCCGGCTTGCCGCGAGTTTTCCCACCGCCCACCATTGCGGACacagaaatgtaaaaaggggagtgACAATCAGCACACCAAACGGGCCTTCCATattaagtgaaaaaaaaaaaaatgcagaagtTCCTCCATTGGAAACTTGCGATACGTGTGTATTTGCGCACctgcgcatttttttcaagttcGCCATTTTAGGGACGGATGCTGTATATAGAGGTGCATCAATACAATTTGTTTACAGAAAAATTcgagtgtaaaaatattggGCACGGGGGAAAAGGTGTATAAGGATTAGCGGCGCAAAATAAACGCTGAGAGATCaggtggacaaaaaaaaaaggatgggaaaaaaaattaagagaTGAAAAAACCTGCGATGATGCACTGCGGAAGTAGGGGAAAGAGACCTGTCGAAGGGGTCCTCTGTTTTCCCGGACACATGGAAAGAACAACGACGTGGGCTGTATAAATctgcaggggaaaaaaacccGCACTTTGTCTAACCTCCCAATCAGTCGGCGATGTTGTTTTTGAGCAAAATTCCCAGGAGGAATGGGACCATTCCTGCAATGGATCCATTGATGACCATGCATAGGGCGCATTCGATGGGCTTCTGATTGGTGAACTGGGACTGCGGGGGGTGAAAAAGATCAGTAAAAGGGATGAGTAAAAATGATTGGTAAAAgcggtggaaaaaatgacacacTTGGGAGGCAGATATTTACACTTCCCCCTGGTGCATCACAAATCTACACGTGAATTTCCACGTATGTGTAGCCGTGCTTCGCACGATGTGCCTACCTTAAATATGCCCAGGATGAAGAGCGTAATCAACGTGGACACAGAAACAACGACGAAGGAGGTATTATAATCTGTGTACTCGAAGAAAAAGGTATACGCCACGTAGGAAAACAAAGGAATCATTCCAAAAACACAAAAACTTAAAAACataataattccttttttcaacGACTCGTTCTTTTCCTCATGAGTGACAATCAGTCCCAACTCCTCTGACATCATatgttccaaaaaaaaatttttatttcgaaATGTGATTTCCACAAGATTTCTCGCATCCTCACTGTCAAATTTATacttgttcatatatatgtcaaTCATTTCTTGTTTTTCCTCCGATGGGCAATTTTCGATCTCccattcttctctttttttttcagctaaCATAAAGTCTCTCTGTGCACTCGTGCTGGTGTATTCGCTAAATCCCATCGAAATTGCATTCGCAAATAAATTACCTACTCCAATAATTATGACCTGTGCAGGTGTTATTTTTGCTCCTACACATCCGGAGACGATGGCAAAAATGGTGATAATTCCATCGAGACTTCCAAAAATAATTGTTTTTAAATTGTCCTTATCTAGACTGTGTTGCTCTCCATGTTTGTCCAAGCTGTGATAAGAGTCATGGGCCTCCTTGCACTTTTCCACGTCTTCGTCGTAGAAGGCCTTTCGCGCTTCCTGCGTTTTCTTGTTCACCATCGTGTGGCGGGCTTGTTACCGTTATACCTGagcaaaggaaggatgggCACAAATGCGGTgatacatgaatatattcatatgtatgtgtggaTGCGTCACCTCCTCCTACAAACAGGGCAACCCATACGCGTAAATACTGTGCCGCGTCGCATACTGGCGGAAAGAATAACTTACTTTGGGGGGTAAATCGTATGTACGTTAGCGGGTTGGAAGGAGCATGAATTTTGCCACGTTACTACTGCTTCCCTACCGTGAGCTCACATTTTAGCGTTTCTGTAAAATGTTCGCCTGGGAAGCTCACCTTGTGTGGCGCCCTTCTAGTCTTCTTCGCGTGGGGTTtatctctttttcttcttttttggcaAGGCAGCCAAGTGGGTAAAATGCATGCTGGGGAAGGGGGTAATTTTATTCAAACTTAGAAGAGGGGCTTTCCAATTTAATCTTTAGTAGGTCATTGACTAGTGGGATACGCAAGGACCCTTTGcatgtttagggtttagggttaaagTACATGCGTGTACATGGAGAAGTAAAACTGTGGATCTCTTTAGGAAATTCTTAGAAAAACAGTTTTCcgtttcttctcattttgtaTCATATATCGGGTCAATTCTTACCACTTCGTGTTAccaggcatttttttttttttttttttttttttttgcgaggCTTACCCAAAGCTGACTAACCGGCTCCTTTGCACCCTAGGGTGGTTTCAAGGAAGAGGGATCCTGGCAAACAAAACCCTGTATGCAATATTGAAAGAGCAAACGTGCTCGCACACGTGGGGATTAATGACAACCTCTTCAAGTTAATGGTGATGAAAAAAGTGTGGCTAAATTTTGGGGCCACTTTTA encodes:
- a CDS encoding 50S ribosomal protein L24 produces the protein MSRYVKYFMQAKRLDKRKRKYGQLDFLELSKELSIPFPLRERNQPKHLDLSKYLNIKVGDLVKVLYGPYKDKEGIVLNINPKRNTVIVDGCNMKKSAWNVTKKNAGTIITQEMPIHITNVAILDPITKKATVVKRRYMMHGECVRISKISGCAMPEPVNVQAFKEQNNYELFIHKKKTGPPIKDIYAERDSKNFNLLKKIAYEIKKKRFYEMKNFFNNTAPGQGSSSLEE
- a CDS encoding Integral membrane protein codes for the protein MVNKKTQEARKAFYDEDVEKCKEAHDSYHSLDKHGEQHSLDKDNLKTIIFGSLDGIITIFAIVSGCVGAKITPAQVIIIGVGNLFANAISMGFSEYTSTSAQRDFMLAEKKREEWEIENCPSEEKQEMIDIYMNKYKFDSEDARNLVEITFRNKNFFLEHMMSEELGLIVTHEEKNESLKKGIIMFLSFCVFGMIPLFSYVAYTFFFEYTDYNTSFVVVSVSTLITLFILGIFKSQFTNQKPIECALCMVINGSIAGMVPFLLGILLKNNIAD